Below is a window of Quercus robur chromosome 6, dhQueRobu3.1, whole genome shotgun sequence DNA.
ATTCCTAGGAAATGGTATTCAATTTCATTGAGTTAATCATATATTAtgattctattttgttttcatattggTTTTTGGACTATGTTTTGTTATTGGGTTTTGGCTAACTAATAGTATTATGAATGCAGCTCGGCCACCAACAGGCTGATTACCGCAAAGGACCACGCCTCCGTTCAGATCAATGTAGGCCATTTGGATGAGAATGGTGTGTACAACGGCCATTTCTCCACCTTTGCTCTCTGCGGTTTTGTCCGTGCTCAGGTTTGTTATggttttaaaagtttttgtaCTTGTTGTAAAGCATTTTGTGATAATAGTTTGTGTAACTGCtttgattttagtttattttatgtGCAGTAGAGGAGTGTTGGAACTGAtttgcttgtttttgttttgttgaatgGTTCTTGTAGTGGTATTGGTTGTAATTTGATTCTCTGAGATTCTTAACGTGAATAAATGATCTGGCTTTCTGTTTAATATGGTTTACCCGCGTTGTTCTGATAACACTATGTCATGTGTTTGAATTGTGCAATCCAATGAACTTTAGCTCAAATGGAGCCTCCTGTTAGTTCTGGTTGATCTATGGTTTGAAGattgttgaaattgaaaccTCCTTTGACTCTATCATAGGGCTTGATAACTCTGAATGTTGAAGCAAGGACTGCagttttgttattaatattcttggttattcttaaaagaaaaattataggttttctttcttaaatCTATCCTGTAGTTGAACCATTAGAATCCTAAATTGAGCTCTTTCAGATTTTACAATGTGGGGTAACTTGGTCTTATTAAAATTTACATCCTCATCAATTAAATATGAAGGTAGGACTCCCATTAAAATCCACAGTAGATGCTCAGTCGAAGCAAATTGGAAGAAAAAAGATGTACAATCGATCAAACCTTGTGGATTTATGTAGGACTGTAATTCAGGCAttataacttattttattgttaattgTATTGATAGGAATACTTCAGTCTTTCATGAAATGCTTTTTATTCAGTTTTTAATTCATAGTTTTGGCTGTTTATacttgttctttttgttttctttacaGGGAGA
It encodes the following:
- the LOC126689065 gene encoding 40S ribosomal protein S21-2; this translates as MQNEEGVITELYIPRKCSATNRLITAKDHASVQINVGHLDENGVYNGHFSTFALCGFVRAQGDADSGLDRLWQKKKAEARQQ